The following proteins are co-located in the Pirellulales bacterium genome:
- a CDS encoding ABC transporter ATP-binding protein encodes MIELKNFGKQYGDFIAVANLNLKIEAGEMFGFIGPNGAGKSTTIRFLATLLKATHGEGIVNGCSVTRDPIGVRRSVGYMPDNFGVYDGMKVWEFLDFFAVAYQVPRERRKGVLSDVLELLDLTHKRDDFVNGLSRGMKQRLCLAKTLVHDPPVLILDEPSSGLDPRARLEVKALLRELRRMGKTILISSHILTELADCCTSIGILERGQLLLHGPIDRVYKQIQRNRHLEIRFAGDPAAGLSLVRSDPKVREVIENSRTFVVEMAGDDADVQRLLRQLVAANCGLVSFADKEPTLEDVFMLVTKGLVS; translated from the coding sequence ATGATCGAACTCAAGAACTTCGGCAAGCAATACGGCGACTTCATCGCGGTCGCCAACCTCAACCTCAAGATCGAGGCGGGGGAGATGTTCGGCTTCATCGGTCCCAACGGCGCGGGGAAGAGCACCACCATTCGCTTTTTGGCGACGCTCCTCAAGGCGACCCACGGCGAAGGGATCGTCAACGGGTGCAGCGTCACGCGCGATCCGATCGGCGTGCGCCGCAGCGTGGGATACATGCCCGACAACTTCGGCGTTTACGACGGGATGAAGGTGTGGGAGTTCCTCGACTTCTTCGCCGTCGCGTATCAGGTCCCGCGCGAGCGGCGCAAGGGCGTGCTTTCCGACGTGCTGGAGTTGTTGGACCTGACCCACAAGCGCGACGACTTCGTCAACGGCTTGTCGCGAGGGATGAAGCAGCGACTCTGCCTTGCGAAGACGCTGGTCCACGACCCGCCGGTGCTCATCCTCGACGAACCGTCCAGCGGCCTCGACCCGCGGGCTCGGCTCGAAGTGAAAGCCCTATTGCGCGAACTGCGCAGAATGGGCAAAACGATCCTGATTTCCAGTCACATTCTCACCGAGCTGGCCGACTGCTGCACCTCGATCGGCATTCTCGAACGGGGGCAACTCTTGCTGCACGGCCCGATCGATCGGGTCTACAAGCAGATTCAGCGGAACAGACATCTTGAGATCCGCTTCGCCGGCGACCCGGCTGCGGGGCTCAGCCTTGTTCGCAGCGACCCGAAGGTGCGCGAGGTGATCGAGAACAGCCGCACGTTCGTCGTCGAGATGGCCGGCGACGACGCGGACGTTCAGCGGCTGTTGCGCCAGTTGGTCGCCGCCAATTGCGGACTGGTCAGCT